The following proteins are co-located in the Helicobacter acinonychis genome:
- a CDS encoding iron-sulfur cluster assembly scaffold protein yields MAKHDLVGSVLWDAYSKEVQRRMDNPTHLGVITEEQAKAKNAKLIVADYGAEACGDAVRLYWLVDESTDTIIDAKFKSFGCGTAIASSDMMIELCLNKRVQDAVKITNLDVERGLRDDPDTPAVPGQKMHCSVMAYDVIKKAAGMYLGKNAEDFEEEIIVCECARVSLGTIKEVIKLNDLKSVEEITNYTKAGAFCKSCVKPGGHEKRDYYLVDILKEVREEMEAEKLKAAANKSQSGELVFREMTMVQKIKAVDKVIDENIRPMLVMDGGDLEILDIKESDDYIDVYIRYMGACDGCMSATTGTLFAIENALQELLDRNIRVLPI; encoded by the coding sequence ATGGCAAAACATGATTTAGTGGGATCAGTCCTTTGGGATGCGTATTCTAAAGAAGTTCAAAGACGCATGGATAACCCTACGCATTTAGGGGTCATCACAGAAGAGCAGGCTAAAGCCAAAAACGCTAAGCTTATTGTGGCTGATTATGGTGCAGAGGCATGCGGAGATGCAGTGAGGTTGTATTGGCTTGTAGATGAAAGCACGGATACGATTATTGATGCGAAATTTAAAAGCTTTGGTTGTGGGACTGCGATCGCAAGCTCGGATATGATGATAGAATTGTGCTTGAATAAAAGAGTCCAAGATGCGGTAAAAATCACGAACTTAGATGTGGAAAGAGGCTTAAGAGACGATCCGGACACGCCGGCTGTCCCTGGGCAAAAAATGCACTGCTCGGTGATGGCGTATGATGTGATCAAAAAAGCTGCCGGCATGTATTTGGGGAAAAACGCTGAAGATTTTGAAGAAGAAATCATCGTGTGCGAGTGCGCTAGGGTGAGTTTAGGCACGATTAAAGAAGTGATCAAGCTCAATGACTTAAAAAGCGTTGAAGAAATCACTAACTACACCAAAGCCGGTGCTTTTTGTAAAAGCTGTGTGAAACCAGGAGGGCATGAGAAAAGAGATTACTACTTGGTGGATATTCTTAAAGAAGTGCGCGAAGAAATGGAAGCTGAAAAACTTAAAGCCGCAGCGAATAAATCTCAAAGTGGGGAGTTGGTTTTCAGAGAAATGACAATGGTTCAAAAGATTAAGGCCGTGGATAAAGTCATTGATGAAAATATCCGCCCTATGCTTGTGATGGACGGAGGGGATTTAGAGATTTTAGACATTAAAGAAAGCGATGATTACATTGATGTGTATATCCGCTACATGGGGGCATGCGATGGGTGCATGAGCGCGACTACCGGAACTTTATTTGCCATTGAAAACGCCCTGCAAGAATTGCTGGACCGCAATATCAGGGTGTTACCGATTTAA
- a CDS encoding helix-turn-helix domain-containing protein, with product MKNRIDTLMDKIDALLERQERMVALLETYLNPTPQVSSQLFKSVSQEVELASEIAQEDEEKRLCVLEYLSHVDITKNKQDPQLKKDCLEFIQKFNIPKPIIITALYNLKGIKPTKKEVSKQLQKLYVWEKRYLKGGIEALKDRRGRPFKRS from the coding sequence ATGAAAAATAGAATAGATACTTTAATGGATAAAATAGACGCGTTGTTAGAACGGCAAGAGAGAATGGTTGCGCTATTAGAAACCTATCTAAACCCCACGCCCCAAGTTTCAAGCCAGCTTTTTAAAAGCGTTAGTCAAGAGGTGGAGTTAGCCTCAGAAATCGCACAAGAAGATGAAGAAAAACGCCTTTGCGTGTTGGAGTATTTAAGCCATGTGGATATTACTAAAAACAAGCAAGACCCCCAACTCAAAAAAGATTGTTTGGAATTTATCCAAAAATTCAATATCCCAAAGCCCATTATCATCACCGCTCTTTATAACCTTAAAGGCATTAAGCCCACGAAAAAAGAAGTCTCTAAACAATTGCAAAAACTCTATGTGTGGGAGAAGCGTTATTTAAAAGGGGGGATAGAGGCTTTAAAAGACAGGCGTGGGAGGCCTTTTAAAAGATCTTAA
- a CDS encoding YbhB/YbcL family Raf kinase inhibitor-like protein, translating into MKTFEVVIQTDSQGYLDAKFGGNAPKGFLNPNGLPTYSPKISWQKIEGAQSYALELIDHDAQKVCGMSFVHWVVGNIPHNVLEENASMMDKRIIQGVNSLTQGFIRSPLNESEKQRSNLNNSVYIGPMPPNGDHHYLIQVYALDIPKLALKAPFFLGDLHDKMRRHIIAIGRKEFLYKQFVRK; encoded by the coding sequence ATGAAAACTTTTGAAGTGGTGATTCAAACCGATTCGCAAGGGTATTTAGACGCTAAATTTGGCGGTAACGCCCCTAAAGGGTTTCTCAATCCAAACGGCTTACCCACTTATTCGCCTAAAATCTCATGGCAAAAAATAGAAGGCGCTCAAAGCTATGCGTTAGAACTCATCGATCATGACGCTCAAAAAGTGTGTGGCATGTCGTTTGTCCATTGGGTTGTGGGCAATATTCCTCACAATGTTTTAGAAGAAAACGCTTCCATGATGGATAAAAGGATTATTCAAGGGGTCAATTCGCTCACTCAAGGCTTTATCCGTTCTCCGCTTAATGAAAGCGAAAAACAACGCTCCAACCTCAACAATAGCGTTTATATCGGCCCCATGCCCCCTAATGGTGATCATCATTACCTTATCCAAGTGTATGCCCTAGACATTCCTAAACTCGCCTTAAAAGCCCCCTTTTTCTTAGGCGATTTGCATGACAAAATGCGCAGGCATATTATCGCTATAGGGAGAAAGGAATTTTTATACAAGCAGTTTGTGAGAAAATAA
- the msrB gene encoding peptide-methionine (R)-S-oxide reductase MsrB, whose protein sequence is MKMLHYLKIFYLFLLMGAIMQANENMGSKLPKTDGKVIYLAGGCFWGLEAYMERIYGVIDASSGYANGKTQSTNYQKLHESDHAESVKVVYDPKKISLDKLLRYYFKVVDPVSVNKQGNDVGRQYRTGIYYVDNADKKVIDNALKELQKSVKGKIAIEVEPLKNYVRAEEYHQDYLKKNPNGYCHIDLKKADEVIVDSDKYTKPSDEVLKKKLTQLQYEVTQNKRTEKPFENEYYNKEEEGIYVDITTGEPLFSSADKYDSGCGWPSFSKPISKDVVKYEDDESLNMRRTEVLSRIGKAHLGHVFNDGPKELGGLRYCINSASLRFIPLKDMEKEGYGEFIPYIKKGELKKYIHDKKTH, encoded by the coding sequence GTGAAAATGTTGCATTATTTAAAAATTTTTTATCTTTTTTTACTAATGGGAGCGATTATGCAAGCGAATGAAAACATGGGATCTAAACTCCCTAAAACCGATGGAAAAGTGATTTATTTGGCTGGGGGGTGCTTTTGGGGGCTAGAGGCGTATATGGAGAGGATTTATGGCGTTATAGACGCAAGCTCTGGTTACGCTAACGGCAAGACTCAAAGCACGAATTATCAAAAGTTGCATGAAAGTGATCATGCTGAGAGCGTGAAAGTGGTTTATGATCCTAAAAAAATCAGTTTGGACAAATTGCTACGCTATTATTTTAAAGTGGTTGATCCGGTGAGCGTGAATAAGCAGGGTAATGATGTGGGCAGGCAGTATCGCACAGGGATTTATTATGTGGATAATGCGGATAAAAAGGTGATAGACAACGCCTTAAAAGAATTGCAAAAAAGCGTGAAAGGTAAGATCGCCATTGAGGTAGAGCCTTTAAAAAATTATGTGAGGGCTGAAGAATACCACCAAGACTATTTGAAAAAAAATCCTAACGGCTATTGCCATATTGATTTGAAAAAGGCGGATGAAGTGATTGTGGATAGCGATAAATACACCAAACCAAGCGATGAAGTTTTAAAGAAAAAGCTCACCCAACTCCAGTATGAAGTGACTCAAAACAAACGCACTGAGAAACCCTTTGAAAACGAGTATTACAACAAAGAAGAAGAGGGCATTTATGTGGATATTACCACAGGCGAGCCGTTATTTTCTTCAGCGGATAAATACGACTCTGGTTGCGGTTGGCCAAGCTTTTCTAAACCTATCAGTAAGGATGTGGTGAAATACGAAGACGACGAGAGTCTTAATATGAGGCGCACTGAAGTGTTGAGCCGTATTGGTAAGGCGCATTTAGGGCATGTGTTTAATGATGGGCCTAAAGAGTTGGGGGGTTTAAGGTATTGTATCAATAGCGCATCTTTAAGATTTATCCCTTTAAAAGACATGGAAAAAGAGGGCTATGGCGAGTTTATCCCCTACATTAAAAAGGGTGAATTGAAAAAATACATCCACGATAAAAAAACGCATTAA
- the radA gene encoding DNA repair protein RadA: MAKKTSLFECQHCGFTSPKWLGKCVQCNSWESFIELNQTQKEVLNTLKNPLSKIQKSVSIVEIEHEEVVKFSSTQSELDIVLGGGIAKGGLYLVGGSPGVGKSTLLLKVASGLAKNQQKVLYVSGEESLSQIKMRATRLDCIEKELYLLNEINWPVIKSNIESEDYFACVIDSIQTLYSPEISSAPGSISQVREITFELMRLAKTRDIAIFIIGHITKEGSIAGPRVLEHMVDSVLYFEGDPSRELRILRSFKNRFGPTSEIGLFEMKEQGLVSAKEASSLFFSKEEPMEGSAITITLEGSRALILEIQALVSECSFGVPKRLANGFDTNRLNMLIALLEKKLEIPLNRHDVFINVSGGIKISEPACDLAVIASILSSFKNRKIDNKTAFLGEVSLNGRILEAPNLNARLKEMENYGFLKAILPKKPSQKTSIKCYEANVVGKIVEWM; this comes from the coding sequence ATGGCTAAAAAAACTTCTTTATTTGAGTGTCAGCATTGCGGTTTTACTAGCCCTAAATGGCTGGGTAAGTGCGTTCAATGCAACTCATGGGAGAGCTTTATTGAATTAAACCAAACCCAAAAAGAAGTTTTAAACACGCTTAAAAACCCCCTTTCAAAAATACAAAAAAGCGTTTCTATTGTGGAAATTGAGCATGAAGAAGTGGTGAAATTTTCTTCCACTCAAAGCGAATTAGACATTGTTTTAGGTGGGGGGATTGCTAAAGGGGGGCTGTATTTAGTAGGGGGGAGTCCTGGGGTGGGGAAATCCACTTTGCTTTTAAAAGTGGCTTCTGGGTTAGCCAAAAACCAGCAAAAGGTTTTGTATGTGAGCGGTGAAGAGAGCTTGAGCCAGATTAAAATGCGAGCCACACGATTAGATTGCATAGAAAAAGAATTGTATTTGCTTAATGAAATCAATTGGCCTGTGATTAAATCCAATATTGAAAGCGAGGATTATTTTGCTTGCGTGATTGATTCTATTCAAACGCTTTATTCGCCAGAGATTTCTTCAGCACCCGGTTCTATTTCGCAAGTGCGAGAAATCACTTTTGAGCTCATGCGTTTGGCAAAGACAAGAGACATCGCTATTTTTATCATCGGTCATATCACTAAAGAAGGGAGTATTGCAGGCCCTAGAGTGTTAGAGCATATGGTAGATAGCGTGCTGTATTTTGAAGGCGATCCGAGTAGGGAATTAAGGATTTTAAGGAGTTTTAAAAACCGCTTTGGCCCTACGAGTGAGATTGGGTTGTTTGAAATGAAAGAGCAGGGTTTGGTGAGCGCTAAAGAGGCTTCAAGCTTGTTTTTTTCTAAAGAAGAGCCTATGGAGGGAAGTGCGATTACCATTACTTTAGAAGGTTCAAGGGCGTTGATTTTAGAAATTCAGGCGTTAGTGAGCGAGTGCAGTTTTGGAGTGCCCAAACGATTGGCGAATGGGTTTGACACTAACCGCCTTAACATGCTCATCGCTTTGTTAGAAAAAAAGCTAGAAATCCCTTTAAATCGCCATGATGTGTTTATTAATGTGAGTGGGGGCATTAAAATCAGCGAGCCGGCTTGCGATTTAGCCGTCATTGCCAGCATCCTTTCAAGCTTTAAAAACAGAAAAATTGACAATAAAACCGCCTTTTTGGGTGAAGTGAGTTTGAATGGTAGGATTTTAGAAGCCCCTAATTTGAACGCCAGATTGAAAGAAATGGAAAATTATGGGTTTTTAAAAGCCATTTTGCCTAAAAAACCCAGTCAAAAAACTTCTATCAAGTGCTATGAAGCCAATGTGGTGGGTAAGATTGTTGAGTGGATGTAG
- a CDS encoding NifS family cysteine desulfurase, whose amino-acid sequence MLQRIYLDNNATTKIDPKVRAIMDPFLRDHYGNPSSLHQFGTETHPAIAEALDKLYRGINARDIDDVIITSCATESNNWVLKGVYFDECLKKGKNHIVTTVAEHPAVRSTCNFLESLGVKVTYLPINEHGSITAEQVKEAITDKTALVSVMWANNETGLIFPIEEIGVICKEKGVLFHTDAVQAIGKIPVDVIKANADFLSFSAHKFHGPKGVGGLYIRSGVELTPLFHGGEHMNGRRSGTLNVPYIVGMGEAMRLAVEHLDYEKEVVGKLRDKLEGALLKIPDVMVVGDRVHRVPNTTLISVRGIEGEAMLWDLNRANIAASTGSACASEDLEANPVMVAIGASKELAHTAIRLSLSRFNTEAEIDKTIEVFSQAATRLRNISSSY is encoded by the coding sequence TTGTTACAACGAATTTATTTAGACAATAACGCTACAACGAAAATTGACCCTAAAGTTAGAGCAATCATGGATCCCTTTTTAAGGGATCACTATGGGAATCCTAGCTCTTTGCACCAATTTGGCACAGAAACCCACCCAGCCATTGCTGAAGCTTTAGACAAGCTTTATAGGGGCATTAACGCTAGAGATATAGACGATGTGATCATCACTTCTTGTGCAACGGAGAGCAATAATTGGGTTTTAAAGGGTGTGTATTTTGATGAATGCTTGAAAAAAGGCAAGAATCATATTGTTACCACGGTTGCAGAACATCCGGCGGTGCGATCCACTTGTAATTTTTTAGAAAGCTTGGGAGTAAAGGTAACTTACTTACCTATCAATGAGCATGGGAGTATCACCGCAGAGCAAGTCAAAGAAGCGATCACAGACAAAACCGCTTTAGTGAGCGTGATGTGGGCGAATAATGAAACCGGTCTCATTTTCCCTATTGAAGAAATTGGGGTTATTTGTAAAGAAAAGGGCGTGTTATTCCATACCGATGCGGTGCAAGCGATTGGTAAAATCCCTGTAGATGTGATAAAAGCGAATGCGGATTTCCTTTCTTTTAGCGCACATAAGTTTCATGGGCCTAAAGGCGTTGGGGGGTTATATATTAGAAGTGGGGTGGAATTGACCCCTCTTTTTCATGGTGGGGAGCATATGAATGGCAGGCGCAGTGGGACTTTGAATGTGCCTTATATTGTGGGCATGGGCGAAGCGATGAGATTAGCCGTAGAGCATTTAGACTATGAAAAAGAAGTGGTAGGGAAATTGCGCGACAAATTAGAAGGAGCGCTTTTGAAAATCCCTGATGTGATGGTGGTAGGCGATCGAGTCCATCGTGTGCCTAACACGACTTTAATCAGCGTGAGAGGGATTGAAGGGGAGGCTATGTTATGGGATTTAAACCGCGCTAATATCGCCGCTTCCACAGGGAGCGCGTGCGCGAGTGAGGATTTGGAGGCTAATCCTGTAATGGTGGCGATTGGGGCGAGTAAGGAGTTAGCTCATACCGCTATCAGGCTTTCATTGAGCCGTTTTAACACGGAAGCTGAAATTGACAAAACGATTGAAGTTTTCTCTCAAGCGGCTACAAGATTGAGAAATATTTCAAGCTCTTATTAA
- a CDS encoding sulfite exporter TauE/SafE family protein gives MEESTAFILALVGLFTGITAGFFGIGGGEIVVPSAIFAHFSYSHAVGISLMQMLFSSVVGSVINYKKGLLDLKEGLFAALGGLMGAVLGSFILKIIDDKILMSVFVVVVCYTFIKYAFSSNKQPKHFEEMHFALHANDKTPEKKHTLPFVSMDKTHGILMLAGFITGIFSIPLGMGGGILMVPFLGYFLKYDSKKIVPLGLFFVVFASLSGVISLYNGRVLDDISVQAGVITGIGAFLGVGIGIKLIALANEKVHKVLLLLIYALSILATLHKLIMG, from the coding sequence ATGGAAGAATCAACAGCGTTTATTTTGGCTCTTGTAGGGCTATTTACCGGCATTACCGCTGGGTTTTTTGGTATTGGTGGGGGGGAGATTGTCGTCCCTAGTGCGATTTTTGCTCATTTTAGTTATAGCCATGCGGTGGGGATTTCGCTCATGCAAATGCTTTTTTCTTCGGTGGTGGGCTCTGTTATCAATTACAAAAAGGGCTTATTGGATTTGAAAGAAGGCTTGTTTGCTGCACTTGGAGGGCTAATGGGGGCGGTTTTAGGGAGTTTTATCTTAAAAATCATTGACGATAAGATTTTAATGAGCGTGTTTGTGGTGGTGGTGTGTTATACCTTTATCAAATACGCTTTTTCTAGCAATAAACAGCCCAAGCATTTTGAGGAAATGCATTTTGCTTTGCATGCGAATGATAAAACGCCAGAAAAAAAACACACGCTCCCCTTTGTGTCTATGGACAAAACGCATGGGATTTTGATGCTCGCCGGTTTTATTACCGGCATTTTTTCTATCCCACTAGGCATGGGTGGGGGGATTTTAATGGTGCCGTTTTTGGGCTATTTTTTGAAATACGATTCTAAAAAAATCGTGCCTTTAGGGCTATTTTTTGTGGTGTTCGCTTCTTTATCTGGGGTCATTTCTCTTTATAATGGTAGGGTTCTTGATGATATAAGCGTTCAAGCTGGGGTGATCACCGGTATTGGCGCGTTTTTAGGCGTAGGCATTGGGATCAAACTCATTGCTTTAGCTAATGAAAAGGTGCATAAAGTCTTATTGCTCCTCATTTATGCTTTAAGCATTTTAGCGACTTTACACAAGCTGATTATGGGATAA
- a CDS encoding beta-1,4-N-acetylgalactosaminyltransferase produces the protein MGLKNTIKGFIKERMPFVVRCVRSFRGAKTQFKEMIKGMLKAMLEAKKLHSLQKALFNHDHQESVFLTIASLNNESFIERNKDIYKNSSLNYNYGGGDLVDRVIHPTLTLPHPTHSGYFDYDQKSQNPKSPLNPWAFIRVKNEIPTLEESLFSMLPAIQRGVIGFNDCDDGSKEVILEFCKKFPSFIPISYPYEVILKNCPSLWHQLYHYSNYVLSFIPKNEWVIKIDADHIYDAKKLYESFYIPKNTKEIVMYSRINFVVQDFEVFVRNDGVFGFLDAHGDQWLLYNDCGSFEIWQDNDESYEVLKPKDKHHVKDKEMVQWHFPLAKKERNAIVCDNLIPLEEFKKRRADLIGTRIEESMLDEKRILEMYQKFRLP, from the coding sequence TGGGATTAAAAAATACAATCAAGGGTTTTATTAAAGAGAGAATGCCCTTTGTGGTCAGGTGTGTTCGTAGTTTTAGGGGGGCCAAAACGCAATTCAAGGAAATGATTAAGGGAATGTTAAAGGCAATGTTAGAGGCTAAAAAACTTCATTCTCTTCAAAAAGCTTTATTCAACCATGATCATCAAGAAAGCGTGTTTTTGACTATCGCCTCTTTAAATAATGAAAGTTTCATTGAGCGTAACAAGGATATTTATAAAAATAGTTCTCTTAATTATAATTATGGGGGGGGGGATTTAGTCGATAGGGTTATCCATCCCACTTTAACTTTACCCCATCCCACGCATTCAGGCTATTTTGATTACGATCAAAAAAGCCAAAACCCTAAAAGCCCTTTAAACCCATGGGCTTTTATTAGAGTCAAAAATGAAATCCCCACCTTAGAAGAGAGTTTGTTTTCCATGCTTCCTGCCATTCAAAGGGGGGTCATTGGTTTCAATGATTGCGACGATGGCTCTAAAGAAGTGATTTTAGAGTTTTGTAAAAAATTCCCTTCGTTCATCCCTATTAGCTATCCTTATGAGGTCATTCTAAAAAATTGCCCGAGTTTGTGGCACCAATTGTATCATTACTCTAATTATGTGCTTTCTTTTATCCCTAAAAATGAGTGGGTTATTAAAATTGATGCCGATCACATCTATGACGCTAAGAAGCTTTATGAAAGTTTTTATATCCCCAAAAACACCAAAGAGATTGTGATGTATTCGCGCATCAATTTTGTGGTGCAGGATTTTGAAGTGTTTGTGCGTAACGATGGGGTTTTTGGGTTTTTAGACGCGCATGGAGATCAATGGTTATTGTATAACGATTGTGGGTCTTTTGAGATTTGGCAAGACAATGATGAGAGTTATGAAGTCCTAAAGCCTAAAGACAAACACCATGTGAAAGATAAAGAAATGGTGCAATGGCATTTCCCTTTAGCTAAAAAGGAGCGAAACGCTATCGTTTGTGATAATTTGATCCCTTTAGAAGAATTTAAAAAACGCCGTGCTGATTTGATAGGCACAAGGATTGAAGAAAGCATGTTAGATGAAAAGAGAATTTTAGAGATGTATCAAAAATTCCGTTTGCCTTAA